In Aspergillus oryzae RIB40 DNA, chromosome 6, one genomic interval encodes:
- a CDS encoding fungal specific transcription factor domain-containing protein (predicted protein), whose translation MNEQDAADLSLNRVQLLEHFKTGLSNILVGTELLNQPDMPALQALAIFLTSLRVHETGRGVWVLNGIAIRLAQSIGLHRDGTSLNLTPFESELRLRVWWHLCMLDARSPEDHGFELTDSLLNHGPRLPLNVNDDQLYLTMEELPTESEGWTEMSFSLEGIKVHIH comes from the exons ATGAATGAACAAGACGCTGCCGACCTATCATTGAACAGGGTGCAGCTCCTCGAACACTTTAAAACTGGTCTGAGCAACATCTTGGTTGGAACCGAGTTGTTAAACCAACCAGATATGCCGGCGTTGCAAGCGCTAGCCATCTTCCTA ACTAGTCTACGCGTTCACGAAACGGGACGTGGTGTCTGGGTTCTTAATGGGATTGCAATTCGGTTAGCGCAGTCTATTGGTTTGCATCGAGACGGTACCTCGCTCAATTTAACCCCGTTTGAGTCAGAGCTTCGTCTGCGCGTATGGTGGCACCTTTGTATGCTAGATGCTCGGTCACCTGAGGACCATGGCTTTGAGCTGACAGATAGCCTACTCAACCATGGCCCAAGACTTCCACTAAACGTTAATGACGACCAACTTTACCTGACCATGGAGGAGTTGCCGACAGAATCAGAGGGGTGGACTGAGATGTCTTTCTCCCTCGAGGGAATCAAAG TTCACATTCACTAG
- a CDS encoding uncharacterized protein (predicted protein) produces the protein MEFLLLIREEIYQEKQARVRSGPDYSTRPSFKAARDVLESSYILLQDSGPFRQYTWLFKTYTQWYALAYVLRCLCTSRRTLENDRVWDLVNDILQRATNFDPSSNSCATIGNSSIWRCLCSLRAQALSARLAQHSPTGSDPLPPHLGSNEVNTSNDNFQSQDRNITQHGQNPSATDKNLPINNPVYFDDPIEQSFECFADTQHGLFPTSSLFDVPCVPGWNAVINGILDDDYF, from the coding sequence ATGGAATTCTTGTTATTGATACGGGAGGAAATATACCAGGAAAAACAAGCGCGGGTACGAAGTGGTCCTGACTACTCCACAAGACCGTCGTTCAAAGCTGCCCGCGATGTCCTAGAAAGTAGTTATATCCTTCTGCAAGACTCGGGGCCCTTCCGCCAATATACGTGGCTATTTAAAACTTATACCCAATGGTATGCTCTGGCCTACGTTCTCCGCTGTCTCTGTACGAGTCGCCGCACTCTAGAAAACGACCGTGTCTGGGACCTAGTTAACGATATCCTGCAACGCGCTACTAACTTTGACCCGTCTTCGAATTCTTGCGCCACAATCGGCAATAGTAGCATCTGGAGATGTCTCTGCTCACTCCGAGCCCAGGCTTTGTCTGCCCGACTAGCTCAGCACTCACCTACGGGCTCTGACCCTTTGCCTCCTCATCTTGGCTCAAACGAGGTCAACACATCGAATGACAATTTTCAAAGCCAGGATCGCAATATCACACAGCACGGTCAAAATCCTTCAGCTACAGACAAGAACTTGCCCATCAATAACCCAGTTTACTTCGACGACCCAATTGAACAGTCCTTTGAGTGTTTTGCTGATACTCAGCACGGTCTCTTCCCAACCTCATCTCTATTTGATGTCCCTTGCGTTCCTGGATGGAATGCCGTCATCAATGGTATTCTGGACGACGACTACTTCTAG
- a CDS encoding type 1 glutamine amidotransferase domain-containing protein (putative intracellular protease/amidase), whose protein sequence is MVKRILNVVTNVGHYDDPSHPTGLWLSELTHAWHVFEEHGFEQTIVSPAGGPCPLEPRSLKFPNYDKTAKAWHADPARMALLENTASPDQINSADLDAIYFTGGHAVMYDFPDSEGLQRITREIYERGGIVSSVCHGYCGLLNTKRSDGSYLVAGQEMTGFSWCEEVLARVDKSVPYNAEEELKKRGAHYKKATLPFVSYTVVDGNLVTGQNPGSATETAKKVVAALNRS, encoded by the coding sequence ATGGTCAAGCGCATCTTGAACGTCGTCACCAATGTCGGACACTACGACGACCCGTCCCACCCGACCGGCTTGTGGTTGTCCGAGCTCACGCACGCCTGGCACGTCTTCGAGGAGCATGGATTCGAACAAACTATTGTCAGCCCGGCAGGCGGTCCTTGTCCCTTGGAGCCGCGGTCGCTGAAGTTCCCCAACTACGACAAGACGGCGAAAGCGTGGCACGCTGACCCGGCACGGATGGCACTGCTGGAGAACACTGCCAGTCCCGACCAGATCAATTCGGCTGACCTTGACGCCATCTACTTCACGGGCGGACATGCGGTGATGTACGATTTCCCGGACAGCGAGGGTCTGCAGCGCATCACGCGAGAGATCTACGAACGGGGTGGTATCGTCTCCTCCGTCTGCCACGGCTACTGTGGCTTGCTCAACACCAAGCGTTCGGACGGTTCCTATCTAGTCGCTGGACAGGAGATGACCGGGTTCTCCTGGTGCGAGGAAGTGCTTGCCCGTGTAGACAAGTCCGTGCCTTACAAcgccgaggaagagctgaagaagcgaGGCGCCCACTACAAGAAGGCCACGCTGCCGTTTGTCTCCTACACCGTCGTCGACGGCAATCTGGTGACTGGGCAGAACCCTGGGTCGGCTACTGAGACTGCGAAGAAAGTCGTCGCCGCCCTCAACCGGTCATGA
- a CDS encoding uncharacterized protein (predicted protein), translated as MASTAGRLSAAISKTSVLRPKGPTTQVKFGEQKVDVPKGGYYDRYRMNPNLDEVARDPAVGPDIDFFRKIPKKLVDSRVGQIYAPNFYYRTRSVQLILLAPLDRLQSKLPSPLEPITAFPGYGLVALTFYSYLVCDNDPYNEVSIAIVVRQPGNNSYSTTQLLSSVWNRTFYGHVLALPVDTEIARVRGVYGYQFPKWLANISMEMDDHNIKAELTATDGTPDLTLDVPLPALTTIPSESSITTNNAINKIDGKWYQVTVQTNPLLAAQSILPGNVTLNRSEGPLSKLLNELGVSTILRMDTIKDAQMVLNMPTPLKAFDNVKL; from the exons atggcTTCGACCGCAGGCCGCTTATCAGCGGCAATTTCAAAGACCTCCGTCCT ACGCCCAAAGGGTCCGACCACTCAGGTCAAGTTTGGAGAACAGAAGGTCGATGTACCTAAAGGCGGTTACTACGACCGTTATCGCATGAACCCTAACCTGGACGAGGTAGCCCGCGACCCAGCCGTGGGACCCGACATCGACTTCTTCCGGAAGATCCCAAAGAAGCTGGTCGATTCGAGGGTCGGTCAGATATACGCGCCCAACTTCTACTATCGCACTAGGAGCGTCCAACTTATCTTACTCGCGCCCCTCGACCGCTTGCAGTCGAAGCTCCCGTCACCCTTGGAGCCCATCACAGCATTTCCCGGTTACGGTTTGGTCGCGTTGACGTTTTACTCATACCTCGTCTGCGACAACGACCCTTATAACGAAGTCTCGATCGCCATTGTCGTGCGACAACCGGGCAATAATAGTTACAGCACGACTCAACTGCTCAGCTCCGTATGGAACCGGACTTTCTACGGACACGTGTTGGCTCTACCCGTCGATACCGAGATCGCTCGAGTACGAGGTGTATACGGATACCAATTCCCCAAATGGCTTGCCAACATCAGTATGGAGATGGACGATCATAACATCAAGGCCGAGCTGACTGCGACCGATGGGACACCCGATTTGACGCTGGACGTACCCCTTCCGGCCCTGACGACCATCCCGTCCGAATCTTCGATCACGACTAACAATGCGATTAATAAGATTGACGGCAAATGGTACCAGGTGACAGTTCAGACCAATCCACTCCTAGCGGCACAGTCTATTCTCCCTGGGAACGTTACGCTCAATCGGAGTGAAGGTCCATTGAGTAAACTTCTCAACGAATTGGGCGTTTCGACTATCCTACGGATGGACACCATCAAGGATGCGCAGATGGTCTTGAATATGCCTACGCCCTTGAAGGCTTTTGATAACGTCAAGCTTTGA
- a CDS encoding MBL fold metallo-hydrolase (Zn-dependent hydrolases, including glyoxylases), producing MEPTVHSIFEKQTSTWQYIVACPETREAVIIDPVLDYSQEQLTINTTSADSLLDVINSHNYKVVRLLETHAHADHLTAASYLQSRLQAQGADVPVCIGRRIRQVQDTFAKRYGVPADELDNAFDHLLEDNETFPIGNLTAKVLHLPGHTPDHVGYLIGSNVFTGDSIFNPDVGSARCDFPNGDAEALYQSMQKLLELPGEFKLYTGHDYPPSTSSVSRVPMPFATVNEQRERNKHVAGGREEFVTWRKTRDSGLSEPRLLHQALQINIRGGKLPRSPDGSRRIFLQVPVTLPESWA from the coding sequence ATGGAACCAACGGTCCATTCAATCTTCGAGAAACAAACATCCACCTGGCAGTATATTGTGGCATGCCCGGAAACGCGCGAAGCAGTCATTATCGACCCGGTACTGGACTATAGTCAGGAGCAGCTGACGATCAATACGACCTCCGCCGATAGCCTTCTAGATGTGATCAATTCACACAACTACAAAGTAGTCCGCCTCCTCGAGACCCACGCTCATGCCGATCATCTTACCGCAGCTTCTTACCTCCAATCACGACTACAGGCGCAGGGTGCCGACGTTCCTGTCTGCATAGGACGAAGGATTCGCCAGGTTCAAGACACCTTCGCTAAGCGATACGGTGTCCCCGCCGATGAACTAGACAATGCATTCGACCATCTACTGGAGGACAATGAGACCTTCCCGATTGGCAACCTCACAGCAAAAGTCCTACACTTGCCGGGCCATACCCCCGACCATGTGGGCTATCTAATTGGTAGTAATGTCTTCACAGGCGACTCTATATTCAACCCGGATGTTGGTAGTGCTCGCTGTGACTTTCCCAACGGAGATGCCGAGGCTTTATATCAATCCATGCAAAAGCTGCTCGAGCTTCCAGGGGAGTTTAAACTGTACACCGGACATGACTATCCGCCATCTACATCCTCAGTGAGTCGAGTGCCCATGCCTTTTGCGACTGTGAACGAGCAacgagagagaaacaaacacGTGGCAGGGGGCCGAGAGGAGTTCGTTAcatggaggaagaccagggaCTCGGGGCTAAGTGAGCCAAGACTACTTCATCAGGCTTTACAGATCAATATTCGCGGAGGAAAGTTGCCTCGGAGCCCCGATGGTAGCCGGAGGATTTTCCTGCAGGTTCCTGTTACATTGCCGGAGAGCTGGGCTTGA
- a CDS encoding TDT family transporter (predicted protein) gives MDQGTTDKASQRCLANGGQAWTDPKISKHETGWRYVVRNFTPAWFSANMGTGIASILLNTLPYNGRWLYWISVVLFAFNVLLFIVFLLITALRYLMYPDIFPVMVTHPAQSMFLGTFPMGLATIINMFCFVCVPAWGVWASYFAWGLWITDAVFSVLTCFVLPFIILTPVRMTRKSDIALSAMGAAWLLPVVSCVVCAASGAIVADVLPDPQYALGTIVVSYVLWEVGVPLALMIIVIFLMRLLLHKLPPREVLVSMFLPLGPLGQGSYGIQKLGQVSQNIFPKTDILRPGTGDVFEMLGFFIGLLLWAFGLLWLFFAVASIIRTRKFPFNLGWWAFTFPLGVYATSTCQLGREMPSRFFRVLGTVC, from the exons ATGGACCAAGGCACCACAGACAAAGCGTCACAAAGATGCTTAGCAAATGGAGGCCAAGCATGGACAGACCCCAAGATCTCAAAACATGAGACTGGCTGGCGTTATGTCGTTCGGAACTTTACTCCGGC ATGGTTCTCCGCAAATATGGGAACTGGGATCGCGTCAATCCTGCTCAACACACTGCCGTATAATGGGAGATGGCTCTACTGGATATCAGTGGTTCTATTTGCCTTTAACGTGCTGTTATTTATTGTCTTTCTGCTTATAACGGCCCTTCGGTATCTGATGTACCCCGACATATTCCCAGTTATGGTCACCCATCCAGCACAATCAATGTTTCTGGGGACCTTCCCAATGGGCCTTGCCACTATCATAAACATGTTCTGCTTTGTCTGCGTGCCGGCATGGGGAGTCTGGGCGAGCTACTTCGCCTGGGGGTTGTGGATCACTGATGCCGTTTTCTCTGTGCTAACGTGCTTTGTGTTACCTTTTATCAT ACTGACCCCGGTTAGGATGACACGTAAATCCGATATCGCGTTGTCCGCAATGGGCGCAGCATGGCTTCTCCCCGTTGTGTCATGCGTTGTGTGCGCAGCCTCCGGCGCCATTGTCGCGGACGTGTTACCAGACCCCCAATATGCACTCGGAACGATCGTCGTCAGCTATGTGCTGTGGGAAGTTGGGGTACCTCTTGCACTGATGATAATAGTAATTTTCCTCATGCGACTGCTGCTACACAAGTTACCACCAAGGGAGGTACTAGTGAGCATGTTCCTGCCTCTTGGACCTCTCGGACAAGGCAGCTATGG AATCCAAAAGCTAGGCCAAGTATCCCAAAACATCTTTCCAAAAACCGACATCCTGCGACCAGGGACCGGTGACGTATTCGAAATGCTTGGCTTTTTCATCGGACTCTTATTATGGGCATTCGGACTactctggcttttcttcgcCGTTGCGTCTATCATTCGCACCCGGAAATTTCCGTTCAATCTAGGCTGGTGGGCGTTCACTTTTCCTCTCGGAGTCTATGCCACCAGCACTTGCCAGCTGGGCCGAGAGATGCCGTCGCGTTTCTTCCGGGTGCTTGGAACGGTATGTTAA
- a CDS encoding putative MFS sugar transporter (predicted transporter (major facilitator superfamily)), which yields MDETKYVAHERQVDVTVQGPIDIENPLSGIPRDQLLRDVEDYAQEYDLHDILPLLKKGALVAQRPNQYDDIPELSPEDRQYLRQETTNRWKHPWALYYTIILNSIAAAIQGWDQTGSNGANLTFAHQFGIPQDPPDCTSPAECSRNQWIVGAINSVPYMTIAIFAGWISDPLNHWLGRKWVIFIAAVFSLIAPIACALTQSWGQLMACRVLLGIGMGLKEVTVPVLSAENAPTNVRGGLVMSWQIWTAFGIFLGTCANLAVVNTGAIAWRLQLGSAFIPAVPLLLGVYWCPESPRWLLTKNNARKAYNSLLRLRNSPLQAARDLYKIHSQIKMERKLIETSTEFSKSDNMIVRFIELFTVPRNRRATQASGIVMIGQQMCGINIIAFYSSSIFAKAGASNIEALLASFGFGFVNFLFAWPAVWTIDTFGRRWLLLATFPNMCWTLLAAGFCFWIPEEQKAAHLGGIALFIYLFNIFYSPGEGPVPFTYSAEVFPVSHREIGMAWAVATNNFWAAVLSLTFPYILREFKPQGAFGFYAGLNIVALVLIFLFLPETKQRSLEELDRVFSESTRAHAKYQLTEALPWWFKRHVLRQKNAVCRDLYDENFAVNVVPRNFKSGNVVQLESVNV from the exons ATGGACGAGACCAAGTATGTTGCGCATGAGCGCCAGGTAGACGTGACAGTACAGGGGCCTATTGA CATCGAGAACCCATTGAGTGGTATTCCTCGAGATCAACTCCTTCGCGATGTCGAAGACTATGCACAGGAGTACGATCTGcacgatattcttcctctcctgaAGAAGGGAGCCCTGGTGGCCCAGAGACCAAACCAGTACGATGACATCCCAGAGTTGAGCCCTGAGGATCGTCAGTATTTGCGACAAGAGACAACCAATCGCTGGAAACACCCTTGGGCACTCTATTACACCATCATTCTCAATTCTATCGCCGCTGCCATTCAAGGATGGGATCAGACAG GATCCAACGGCGCCAACCTTACTTTTGCGCATCAATTCGGTATCCCACAGGATCCGCCCGACTGCACATCTCCTGCAGAATGTAGTCGCAACCAGTGGATTGTCGGCGCCATTAACTCCGTGCCTTACATGACGATCGCGATTTT TGCTGGCTGGATATCTGATCCTTTGAACCATTGGCTTGGTCGCAAGTGGGTCATCTTTATTGCTGCAGTGTTCAGCTTGATCGCTCCCATCGCCTGTGCATTGACTCAGTCGTGGGGTCAGCTAATGGCCTGTCGTGTCCTACTTGGCATCGGAATGGGTCTGAAGGAAGTGACGGTTCCAGTCCTTTCCGCTGAAAACGCCCCTACTAATGTCCGTGGAGGCCTGGTCATGTCCTGGCAGATCT GGACTGCGTTCGGTATCTTCTTGGGAACGTGCGCCAACCTTGCTGTCGTCAATACGGGTGCGATCGCATGGAGACTCCAACTCGGTTCAGCGTTTATCCCCGCTGTTCCATTGCTCCTTGGAGTGTACTGGTGTCCAGAATCCCCTCGTTGGCTCCTGACGAAGAACAACGCCCGCAAGGCCTATAACTCACTATTGCGACTGCGAAACAGTCCTCTTCAGGCAGCGCGCGACCTCTACAAGATCCACTCACAGATCAAAATGGAGAGGAAGCTCATTGAGACCTCTACGGAATTCTCCAAGAGCGATAACATGATTGTGCGTTTCATAGAGTTATTCACCGTTCCACGGAATCGCCGCGCTACCCAGGCCTCTGGTATTGTTATGATCGGACAACAGATGTGCGGCA TTAATATCATCGCATTTTACTCCTCTTCGATCTTCGCCAAGGCCGGTGCAAGCAACATCGAGGCGCTCCTCGCATCCTTTGGCTTCGGTTTTgtcaacttcctcttcgccTGGCCCGCCGTCTGGACCATCGATACCTTCGGTCGTCGCTGGCTCCTTCTTGCCACCTTCCCCAACATGTGCTGGACACTCCTAGCAGCCGGCTTCTGTTTctggattccagaagagcaaaaggCCGCTCATCTGGGTGGCATCGCACTTTTCATAtacctcttcaacatcttctacTCGCCCGGTGAAGGTCCCGTGCCATTCACCTACTCCGCCGAAGTCTTCCCAGTCTCGCATCGTGAAATCGGTATGGCATGGGCAGTTGCAACAAATAACTTCTGGGCCGCCGTGCTATCTCTCACATTCCCGTACATTCTGCGAGAGTTCAAGCCACAAGGCGCCTTTGGTTTCTACGCGGGTCTGAACATCGTCGCCTTAGTCCtgatcttccttttcctgccCGAGACCAAGCAAAGATCTCTCGAGGAGTTGGACCGTGTCTTTAGCGAGTCGACCCGCGCTCATGCCAAGTACCAGTTGACTGAGGCGCTACCATGGTGGTTTAAGCGGCATGTGCTCCGCCAGAAGAATGCTGTTTGCCGGGATCTGTATGATGAGAATTTCGCGGTCAATGTTGTGCCGAGGAATTTCAAGTCAGGGAATGTTGTGCAGCTGGAGAGTGTGAATGTGTGA
- a CDS encoding uncharacterized protein (predicted protein) produces MWHRNNFGVLLISLLLLRVHAAFIRRLECSSSDDAVIDPIFEPSSLRGYLDTKHANKTILSLTLGGDYESHNCEALGGALARISIDARVLGRSVVTDDRLLDSSGACPELSPVDYPRSDPRTYAMYRASYSLDHAYRMNTLATTIRLRLNDTDIHCNAANITPYIGATASGVLKGVPLAIMILTGVINGAVMICRSRGRRVFRYELANASRDPAESYFPGLGDCLHYIQFIFLTGCLTLSYPGFFRASVGELAWSSLILRNWPVTHSFIYPGVEDNIYAVNATYGFEEMAQYLGATTMSDLWTNAIVNLALVLLGVIVASQLVWLIKSAWQLFPTRGSTHIIDLPTEFLTHIQHMGWSVARVLLNYFLHPIVALSLYQPLLATWYPVYRTFLAVSFVAALAVSLAFIVWYLVKDDRQNNFFYKGAYPRNSSHDWLSDTLYMVPFLRGLAIGALQTSGLGQILVLISCELFILSCLLWNWRVQRAWRHACFATVRLVIVGMSCAFLPRAGVHEGNKALVGYFIISLHAAVLFTGFIIDCLYEMVRFVLSKLGFVDPRAADMDHHSDKAPVRLSPSFTT; encoded by the exons ATGTGGCACAGGAATAATTTCGGGGTTTTGTTGATATCACTCTTGCTCTTACGTGTACATGCAGCGTTTATTCGCCGTTTGGAATGCAGTTCCTCGGATGATGCAGTAATTGATCCTATCTTTGAGCCTTCTTCACTGAGGGGCTATCTAGATACTAAACATGCGAACAAAACAATATTGTCCTTAACATTAGGTGGGGATTATGAGTCTCACAACTGTGAAGCCCTGGGCGGCGCATTGGCACGCATATCGATCGATGCAAGAGTACTTGGTCGTTCGGTCGTTACTGATGACCGCCTGTTGGATTCCAGTGGCGCCTGCCCTGAGCTTTCTCCGGTCGACTATCCAAG GTCCGACCCTCGAACGTACGCAATGTACCGAGCGTCGTACTCATTAGACCATGCGTACCGCATGAACACCTTGGCAACGACCATCCGTCTTCGGTTGAATGACACTGACATTCACTGTAACGCCGCCAATATCACCCCGTACATTGGCGCTACAGCATCAGGTGTCTTGAAGGGGGTCCCGCTAGCCATCATGATTCTCACTGGGGTCATAAACGGCGCCGTCATGATCTGTCGAAGCCGTGGACGAAGAGTCTTCCGGTACGAGCTCGCGAATGCATCACGAGATCCAGCGGAGTCGTATTTCCCGGGTTTGGGTGACTGCTTGCACTACATCCAGTTCATCTTTCTGACCGGATGTCTGACACTATCCTATCCTGGGTTCTTTCGGGCATCAGTAGGCGAACTCGCCTGGTCATCACTCATTCTAAGAAACTGGCCCGTCACACACTCATTCATCTACCCCGGTGTCGAGGACAACATCTACGCCGTAAATGCAACTTACGGTTTCGAAGAGATGGCCCAATACCTGGGGGCCACCACGATGAGCGACCTCTGGACTAACGCCATCGTCAATCTAGCCCTCGTGCTTCTCGGAGTGATAGTAGCATCCCAACTCGTATGGTTAATCAAATCGGCCTGGCAACTGTTTCCAACCCGCGGCTCAACCCACATCATCGACCTTCCAACAGAGTTCCTAACCCACATTCAGCACATGGGCTGGAGTGTCGCACGGGTCCTCCTAAACTActttctccatcccatcGTCGCCTTATCCCTCTACCAGCCCCTCCTGGCGACATGGTATCCCGTTTATCGCACATTCCTCGCCGTATCCTTCGTCGCAGCTCTAGCCGTCTCCCTAGCCTTCATAGTCTGGTACCTGGTCAAGGACGACCGACAAAACAATTTCTTTTACAAGGGCGCCTATCCCAGAAATTCGTCCCATGACTGGCTTTCCGATACTCTATACATGGTCCCGTTCCTGAGGGGTTTAGCTATCGGCGCCCTGCAGACCTCTGGTCTCGGTCAGATACTCGTTCTCATATCGTGTGAGCTCTTCATCTTATCTTGTCTGCTATGGAACTGGAGGGTACAACGCGCGTGGAGACATGCTTGCTTCGCGACTGTACGACTCGTCATTGTCGGCATGAGCTGTGCGTTTCTCCCTAGGGCTGGCGTGCACGAGGGGAATAAGGCCTTAGTGGGATACTTTATTATATCCCTACACGCTGCTGTTCTTTTCACTGGATTTATCATCGATTGCCTCTACGAGATGGTCCGCTTTGTGTTGTCGAAACTGGGCTTCGTTGATCCCCGTGCAGCAGACATGGATCATCACTCCGATAAGGCGCCTGTACGTCTTTCCCCATCCTTCACAACTTAA
- a CDS encoding uncharacterized protein (predicted protein), with product MADENIYIFCRSGNTLARQKMYRPTTKNEWWFCGTLLLQALLVIILEIFILIQWQSWVNPNIIQITPSYVVPVGMGIVVFACIYEVILSIDAIHHNNNISLLAVCLTNVCIVVYAVMQYIKMREVTDSLQGTADGMGNPLVDWSRDIWPSMRPAEFAIPAVLTISSLVIIPAAYRLHKDYAWAIYKRIHGSPELRLRYLAYEIYLVLIKFDFFFLTGFIIQYDLIDVHFAEPEYSLTMALIPASLLVMVAGIYCVKSGLRVAMMVVIVCFLGSIAYLLSRIVVLCGNSQRAHTVGREMMLFFAVVALVLIVMTVGCAVQCIFNLSYGLQVGRPDSRWPQSSHAFQTLDAPMSPSIQDTRYHRRLSLD from the exons ATGGCGgatgaaaatatatatattttctgCAGATCAGG GAACACTCTTGCCCGTCAGAAGATGTACAGACCCACCACCAAGAATGAGTGGTGGTTTTGTGGGACTCTTCTACTGCAAGCGTTACTGGTGATTATCTTGGAGAT ATTCATCCTCATTCAGTGGCAATCATGGGTAAACCCCAACATTATCCAAATCACCCCCTCATACGTGGTTCCCGTGGGCATGGGCATTGTGGTTTTCGCTTGCATATACGAGGTCATACTCTCAATAGATGCAATCCACCATAATAACAATATTTCATTGCTTGCCGTATGCCTCACAAACGTCTGTATTGTTGTGTATGCGGTCATGCAGTACATTAAAATGCGAGAAGTTACCGATTCACTGCAAGGCACAGCCGACGGGATGGGCAATCCCCTCGTGGATTGGTCTCGGGATATCTGGCCATCGATGCGACCGGCGGAATTCGCTATTCCAGCTGTTCTAACCATCTCTTCGCTCGTTATCATACCTGCTGCCTATCGGCTACACAAGGACTATGCATGGGCAATTTATAAACGTATTCACGGTAGTCCAGAGCTCCGGCTGCGGTATCTAGCCTATGAG ATCTATTTGGTCCTGATTAAGttcgatttctttttcttgactgGCTTTATCATCCAATATGACCTGATCGACGTGCATTTCGCGGAGCCCGAATATTCTCTGACCATGGCGCTGATTCCCGCTTCACTACTAGTGATGGTCGCCGGGATCTACTGTGTGAAGTCTGGGCTCAGAGTTGCTATGATGGTTGTTATT GTATGCTTTCTCGGATCGATTGCATATCTACTTAGTCGGATTGTCGTGCTGTGCGGAAACTCACAACGTGCGCATACCGTAGGCAGGGAGATGATGTTATTTTTCGCCGTTGTCGCGTTGGTTCTTATTGTAATGACTGTGGGGTGTGCGGTGCAATgcatcttcaatctcagctACGGATTACAGGTCGGTCGTCCCGACAGTCGGTGGCCACAGAGTTCTCATGCCTTTCAAACACTTGATGCGCCCATGAGCCCTTCTATTCAAGATACCCGATATCATCGTCGCTTGTCTCTTGATTAG